A window of Bacillus sp. E(2018) contains these coding sequences:
- a CDS encoding YwmB family TATA-box binding protein has protein sequence MKKWTMTITAILLLVMITSGYAKTDEKTNEVTHIIDVLKDSGATPDKWTMYFRGQTGFASKGLGYVKQAEELKRNYPEFNWAVTEDEAGHYKMTGLFERNDIGVREKMTVITYPQKDQSASYFIYAVEGLVNANQNWKEIQNLIDSRVEQSIGGNPKIFSCVTGTYGDKMVVDLYSQANELVRAFSGDPVEELKEETFVSLSAYTEQWEQAIYTGHQHKMNLQVALRSEGLGSGTTVTIGTPIITSEY, from the coding sequence ATGAAAAAATGGACGATGACGATTACAGCGATTTTGCTATTGGTTATGATTACTTCTGGATATGCAAAAACAGATGAAAAAACAAATGAAGTTACACATATAATAGACGTTCTAAAAGACAGTGGAGCAACGCCTGACAAATGGACTATGTATTTTCGTGGTCAAACAGGTTTTGCATCTAAAGGACTAGGGTATGTAAAACAAGCAGAAGAGCTTAAACGTAATTATCCTGAATTTAACTGGGCGGTAACAGAAGATGAAGCCGGACATTATAAAATGACCGGATTATTTGAGCGTAATGATATCGGGGTTAGAGAGAAAATGACCGTCATTACATACCCCCAAAAAGATCAATCTGCATCGTATTTTATTTATGCGGTTGAAGGACTTGTAAATGCAAATCAAAATTGGAAAGAAATCCAGAACCTGATCGATAGCCGTGTTGAACAATCAATTGGAGGAAATCCCAAAATTTTCTCTTGTGTTACCGGTACATACGGTGATAAAATGGTGGTTGATTTGTATTCGCAAGCAAATGAATTGGTACGAGCCTTTTCTGGTGATCCTGTCGAGGAACTAAAAGAAGAGACGTTTGTGTCGCTTTCTGCATATACTGAGCAGTGGGAACAAGCGATTTATACCGGTCATCAACATAAAATGAATCTTCAGGTGGCACTGCGATCTGAAGGATTGGGCAGTGGAACAACTGTCACAATTGGCACACCAATAATTACGTCTGAATATTAA